CGGGATCCCGCAATGAAGCCGGGATTCTAGCAACTCGAGCAACGGGAACAGGGTGTGGATGACCTCCGGCAGGCGTTCGGCCACCTCGTCGGCGGCTCCCAGCCGGAGCTGAAGCAGGGCATGGTCGATGCTGATTACCTGCTTCATGTAACGGTCGACGACCGCCTGGTCGACTTCGCCCTGGTCATTGACCACGCGATTGCCGCCTGCGGCCTTGCCTGTATCGACACGGCTGGCCGCCACGCCGATCAGGTGATTGACGGTCTGCATGCCGTCGATCGAAGAACTGGCCACACCGATGGTGACGCTGATGCGGATCCGCTCCTCGCGGTAGGTCATCACCAGCTTTTCCATCGCGCGCTGCATACGCAGCGCGAAGGCGCAGCATCCCATCGGGTCGGTGCTCGGCGACAGCACCGCAAACTGCGCGGGGGCAAGCTGGGCCACGGTGTCTTCCTTGCGCACCTTGCTCGACAGGATCTTCGACAGCTTGCGGGTGATCAGCTGCGCGACGTGGGCACCGTGCCATTCGATCAGTTGCTCGTAATGATCGATCTCGATGACCATCGCCGAGATGTCGCCCTGGTGGCGCCGGGCGAGCGCGATCTCCTGCTCGCCGTGCCAGTTCATGTAGGCCTCGGTGCTCAGGCCGGAAACCGGGTCCACCGGGCTTTGGGTGGCGAGCGCGGCGCGGCTGGCCTCCAGCTCGCGCCGGGTTTCGACCAGCCGCGACAGCGACTCCAGCCGCGCGATCAGTTCGACGCCGCCGATGCCCTTGGTGATGAAGTCGTTG
Above is a window of Azoarcus olearius DNA encoding:
- a CDS encoding response regulator produces the protein MSTEDGTTAMSKVLVVDDSRMVRASLIKHLRGRFEVREEADGEAGWESLLVDPSIQLVLTDIGMPRLDGFGLLERIRGSKVARVHEVPVIIISGDEDDAARERALKLGANDFITKGIGGVELIARLESLSRLVETRRELEASRAALATQSPVDPVSGLSTEAYMNWHGEQEIALARRHQGDISAMVIEIDHYEQLIEWHGAHVAQLITRKLSKILSSKVRKEDTVAQLAPAQFAVLSPSTDPMGCCAFALRMQRAMEKLVMTYREERIRISVTIGVASSSIDGMQTVNHLIGVAASRVDTGKAAGGNRVVNDQGEVDQAVVDRYMKQVISIDHALLQLRLGAADEVAERLPEVIHTLFPLLELLESRLHCGIPLGELKKHDKGAGAGDDEAGATHTPE